From the Nodularia sp. NIES-3585 genome, one window contains:
- a CDS encoding DUF4112 domain-containing protein, whose protein sequence is MPDSYGRDYYIDSEAQALKFKRLRRLSLILDKVVTIPGTPIHIGIDPIVGLFFGAGDFIGFVLSSYIILEAARMGVPKATLGRMFLNIAIDGLVGIVPVMGDLFDFAWTANEYNIKLLEAHLQLPLRRKL, encoded by the coding sequence ATGCCTGATTCTTATGGACGGGACTATTATATTGATTCTGAAGCTCAAGCACTCAAATTTAAACGCCTGCGTCGCCTGAGTCTCATCCTCGATAAAGTGGTGACTATACCCGGAACACCAATTCATATTGGCATAGATCCAATTGTGGGTTTATTCTTTGGTGCTGGGGACTTTATAGGATTTGTGCTTTCTAGCTATATCATCTTAGAAGCCGCACGAATGGGTGTACCTAAAGCTACTTTAGGCAGAATGTTTTTGAATATTGCTATTGATGGTTTGGTCGGAATTGTACCAGTCATGGGAGACTTATTTGATTTTGCTTGGACAGCCAATGAGTATAATATCAAACTATTAGAAGCACATTTACAGTTACCTCTCAGAAGAAAACTATAA
- a CDS encoding type II toxin-antitoxin system HicB family antitoxin codes for MGLCLENGVIGQGDTQEDAVNKLKEAIESFEDVYESEDNIYKSPISIDELHEFLLFEEKEKQSEIYELRKAYV; via the coding sequence GTGGGTTTATGTTTAGAAAATGGTGTTATTGGACAGGGAGATACTCAAGAAGATGCAGTTAATAAATTAAAGGAAGCAATCGAATCTTTTGAAGATGTTTATGAATCAGAAGATAATATTTATAAATCTCCTATTTCTATAGATGAATTACATGAATTTTTGTTATTTGAAGAAAAAGAAAAACAATCAGAAATCTATGAATTGAGGAAGGCTTATGTCTAA
- a CDS encoding alpha/beta fold hydrolase — MKDWWQATFPQGRQSLIITDTHGYPVQIAYGEVGTGKPLVFLHGMGSWSYNWRHSIAPLSQYFRVICFDAKGYGFSEKPGLRREQNGHQLIELERILQALCDQPAVIVAESLGGLVALALAEHNPQLIARLIVINVPIFTEGLPHWAMWILAKTPLEILQTIDSLRLAYLFAPLVREIMAIERRRVLFDPSILTTEDVYWITYPFIELPGTIVKVAEELQIAAQEIENWQNNKPNMLSSIQNNLGNIKCPTLIMWGDKDSWFPTSHGEKLHQSIPLSQLKIIDNCYHDASAGSSEVVNAAIIEFLQKTNF, encoded by the coding sequence ATGAAAGATTGGTGGCAGGCTACGTTTCCGCAAGGAAGGCAAAGTCTAATTATTACTGATACACATGGTTATCCTGTACAAATTGCTTATGGTGAAGTCGGTACAGGTAAACCCTTAGTTTTCTTACATGGAATGGGTAGCTGGAGCTACAATTGGCGGCACAGTATCGCTCCATTATCTCAATATTTTCGGGTAATTTGCTTTGATGCCAAAGGCTACGGGTTTTCGGAAAAACCTGGGTTGCGTAGAGAACAAAACGGGCATCAACTGATTGAGCTAGAACGGATTCTTCAGGCTTTGTGTGATCAACCTGCGGTAATTGTCGCCGAATCTTTAGGGGGGTTAGTCGCCCTAGCTCTAGCTGAACACAATCCCCAATTAATAGCACGTTTAATAGTTATAAATGTACCTATTTTTACCGAAGGCTTACCCCATTGGGCAATGTGGATACTTGCGAAAACGCCACTAGAAATCTTACAAACAATTGATTCTTTACGTTTAGCATATTTATTTGCACCTCTAGTCAGAGAAATTATGGCCATAGAAAGGCGTAGAGTGCTGTTTGATCCATCAATTCTAACAACCGAAGATGTGTATTGGATAACTTATCCATTTATTGAACTTCCGGGGACTATTGTAAAAGTTGCTGAGGAATTACAAATAGCAGCGCAGGAAATAGAAAATTGGCAAAACAATAAACCTAATATGCTTAGTAGTATTCAAAACAATCTGGGTAATATTAAGTGTCCCACACTAATTATGTGGGGAGATAAAGATAGTTGGTTCCCCACAAGTCATGGAGAAAAATTACATCAAAGCATTCCTTTATCCCAGTTAAAAATTATAGATAATTGCTATCATGATGCCTCCGCAGGTTCATCTGAGGTGGTAAATGCAGCTATTATTGAGTTTTTGCAGAAGACAAATTTTTAA
- a CDS encoding element excision factor XisI family protein, which yields MSPRQVPKEDIVLAFHEPETLKLTEFAVD from the coding sequence TTGTCGCCCCGTCAGGTACCCAAAGAGGATATTGTTTTAGCTTTTCATGAACCTGAAACTCTTAAATTGACTGAGTTTGCTGTAGATTAA
- a CDS encoding type II toxin-antitoxin system VapC family toxin → MLKTFNAILKNNSIQWVDETPEIENEFLREFIAVNSPYVSALSYLEVLGYHQLNHEDKTYFEEFFNASQILPVSQAVIEQAVKLKQIKKMSLGDAIIAGTALVYNLTVVTRNIDDFR, encoded by the coding sequence ATGTTAAAAACTTTTAATGCTATTTTGAAAAACAATTCTATTCAATGGGTTGATGAAACTCCTGAAATAGAAAATGAGTTTTTAAGGGAATTTATTGCAGTAAATTCTCCTTATGTATCTGCTCTTTCCTATCTCGAAGTATTGGGTTATCATCAACTAAATCATGAGGATAAAACCTATTTTGAAGAATTTTTTAATGCTTCTCAAATTTTACCAGTTTCTCAAGCAGTAATTGAGCAAGCTGTGAAACTAAAACAAATTAAAAAAATGTCTTTAGGAGATGCTATTATTGCCGGAACAGCGTTAGTTTATAATTTAACTGTTGTAACTAGAAATATTGATGATTTCCGTTAG
- a CDS encoding PIN domain-containing protein encodes MIVYLETNSIIAVAKGRNKNLEDLLYNPPEQVNFIIPSICLMEALVAIEREEKRSQLFYQTIEIEINEAKRNIELNNYQSFANYLEQSLIDYEQILSNFRRRFFDVLEQLKKHGLLIHPNIEMLQTTLTNPFLSKTKERRDDFILQVILDHAENKPQIPKAFFSENTKEFGKANIQQVLTDVGIIYFNKVSNLEGWLKQQ; translated from the coding sequence ATGATTGTTTATTTAGAAACTAATTCAATCATAGCAGTTGCTAAAGGTAGGAATAAAAACTTGGAAGATTTATTGTATAATCCACCTGAGCAGGTTAATTTTATTATTCCTAGTATTTGTTTGATGGAAGCTTTAGTAGCAATAGAAAGAGAAGAAAAACGGAGTCAGTTATTTTACCAAACTATTGAAATCGAAATTAATGAAGCTAAACGTAATATAGAATTAAATAATTATCAATCTTTTGCGAACTATTTAGAACAATCTTTGATTGATTATGAACAAATATTGAGTAATTTTAGAAGACGATTTTTTGATGTTCTTGAACAATTAAAAAAACATGGTCTATTGATTCATCCAAATATCGAAATGTTACAAACTACTTTAACCAATCCTTTTTTAAGTAAAACCAAAGAAAGACGAGATGATTTTATTTTACAAGTTATTTTAGATCATGCTGAGAATAAACCTCAAATTCCCAAAGCTTTTTTTAGTGAAAATACCAAGGAGTTCGGTAAAGCTAATATTCAGCAAGTTTTAACTGATGTGGGAATTATCTATTTTAATAAGGTTTCTAATTTGGAAGGATGGTTAAAGCAGCAATAG
- a CDS encoding helix-turn-helix domain-containing protein — translation MPKSVYSEEYYRFREMLISVRKAANFTQAELSAKLKRPQSYVSKYERGERRLDLIEFLEIVQVLEIDPLAFIEELLKTQKEN, via the coding sequence GTGCCTAAATCAGTTTATAGCGAGGAATATTATCGGTTTCGCGAGATGCTGATTTCAGTTCGCAAAGCAGCAAATTTCACTCAAGCAGAGTTGTCGGCTAAGTTAAAGCGTCCGCAATCTTATGTATCAAAATATGAACGTGGAGAGCGTCGTCTTGACTTAATTGAATTTTTGGAAATTGTGCAAGTGCTGGAAATAGATCCACTTGCTTTTATTGAAGAACTGCTGAAAACCCAAAAGGAGAATTAA
- a CDS encoding IS4 family transposase: MIPLFYQKHLKSQLSLAEYLFLQILVNILQSIKNVNLERLANGIPLPIKFESRRKRIQRFLSLPNLTIEKIWFPIIKEWLSIYFTKGKIIYVAIDRTNWSRINLFMVSVIWDKRAFPIYFKLLPKLGSSNIDEQQKLLSQVMPLFHNYKICVLGDREFCSVKLAKYLQSLGVYFCLRLKKNEFVEVEKDIFQELNSLGLEPGVSFFIQGVKVTKTRGFMSFNVACKWKRKINGVAPKEGWFILTNFEALELAISAYKQRFDIEEMFRDFKKGGYNLEDTNVTGERFISLVLLIAIAYSSATIHGQQIKRKGIQKYIARIKEYGRTERRHSSFYIGLYGQTWINFKDICMNLVMELMRLHRNKRKYYQQGLRAMRLIESVL, from the coding sequence ATGATACCTTTATTCTATCAAAAGCACTTAAAAAGTCAATTGAGTCTAGCAGAATACCTGTTTCTCCAAATTTTGGTGAACATCTTACAGTCAATTAAAAACGTGAATTTAGAAAGGTTAGCGAATGGGATACCTTTGCCGATTAAATTTGAGAGTAGAAGAAAAAGAATACAAAGATTTCTCTCATTACCAAATTTAACAATAGAAAAAATTTGGTTTCCCATTATTAAAGAATGGTTATCAATATATTTTACCAAGGGAAAAATAATTTATGTAGCAATTGATAGAACTAATTGGAGTCGGATAAATTTATTTATGGTAAGTGTCATTTGGGATAAAAGAGCATTTCCAATCTATTTTAAATTATTGCCAAAATTAGGGAGTAGTAACATAGATGAGCAACAAAAACTATTGTCTCAAGTAATGCCACTTTTTCATAACTATAAAATATGTGTATTAGGTGATAGAGAATTCTGTTCTGTAAAACTCGCTAAGTACCTTCAATCATTGGGTGTATACTTTTGCTTGCGATTAAAAAAGAACGAATTTGTAGAGGTTGAAAAAGATATTTTTCAGGAATTAAACAGTTTGGGATTAGAACCAGGAGTATCATTTTTTATTCAAGGTGTGAAGGTAACAAAGACTCGCGGTTTCATGAGCTTTAACGTTGCTTGTAAATGGAAACGTAAAATCAACGGAGTCGCACCGAAAGAAGGATGGTTTATCTTAACGAATTTTGAGGCGTTAGAATTGGCTATTTCTGCCTATAAACAAAGATTTGATATTGAAGAAATGTTTAGAGATTTTAAGAAGGGAGGCTATAATTTAGAGGATACTAATGTAACTGGTGAACGCTTTATTTCTCTAGTTTTATTGATAGCGATCGCTTACTCCTCTGCAACAATTCATGGCCAACAAATCAAACGTAAAGGAATACAAAAATATATTGCTCGGATCAAAGAATATGGTCGAACGGAACGGAGACATAGTAGTTTTTATATCGGCTTATATGGTCAAACTTGGATCAATTTTAAGGATATTTGTATGAATTTGGTCATGGAATTAATGAGATTACATCGCAATAAACGTAAGTATTATCAACAAGGTCTAAGAGCTATGAGGCTTATAGAGTCTGTCTTGTAG
- a CDS encoding YihY/virulence factor BrkB family protein, whose protein sequence is MPKTRFFSFFRHVNGRTLKKTFARTNERRLLGLGSEIAFNAMLSLFPAIIAVLTAIGLFEESLQATFKQLASQVSQVAPEEVLVLIRDFTTREITQSRNGGLFSLSFAIAIWTASGAISTAMAAFDQIHQVPSENKRPFWKAKLVSLGLTIGTILLFVLASFLVFISDLLLGMAVNESSYLIFLLHIWQLLRWPLALGIIAIAFSFVYRYGPSVWNSGTPMMPGAISAAVFWAMLSALFRAYVANFGNYNRVYGAVGAVIVLMLWLWMSAAVMLIGDQLNVTVGEQMQLKSANNLMEKE, encoded by the coding sequence ATGCCAAAGACTCGTTTTTTCAGTTTCTTTCGCCACGTCAATGGGCGCACCCTGAAAAAAACTTTTGCCAGGACAAACGAAAGGCGACTTTTGGGACTTGGCTCAGAAATTGCCTTCAATGCCATGTTATCCTTATTTCCAGCGATTATCGCCGTGCTGACAGCTATCGGCTTATTTGAAGAATCCTTGCAAGCTACCTTTAAACAACTGGCATCTCAAGTTAGTCAAGTGGCACCAGAAGAAGTGCTGGTCTTAATTCGTGATTTTACCACTAGAGAAATCACACAATCTAGAAACGGTGGTCTGTTTTCCCTCAGCTTTGCGATCGCAATTTGGACGGCTTCAGGGGCGATCAGTACGGCGATGGCTGCCTTTGATCAAATTCATCAAGTTCCCTCGGAGAACAAGCGCCCTTTTTGGAAAGCCAAACTAGTCTCACTAGGATTAACCATCGGTACTATCTTACTGTTTGTCTTGGCCTCATTCCTTGTGTTTATCAGCGATCTACTCTTAGGAATGGCGGTAAATGAAAGTAGTTATTTAATTTTCTTGCTGCATATTTGGCAACTGTTACGCTGGCCTTTGGCACTGGGTATTATTGCGATCGCCTTTAGTTTTGTCTATCGCTATGGTCCAAGTGTCTGGAATTCCGGTACACCAATGATGCCGGGTGCTATATCAGCAGCCGTTTTCTGGGCAATGCTATCCGCCTTATTTCGGGCGTATGTGGCGAATTTCGGTAACTATAACCGAGTTTATGGTGCTGTGGGTGCTGTGATAGTTTTAATGCTGTGGCTGTGGATGAGTGCGGCAGTGATGCTGATCGGTGACCAATTAAACGTCACTGTTGGTGAACAAATGCAGTTAAAATCAGCTAACAACTTAATGGAAAAGGAATAA
- a CDS encoding restriction endonuclease, producing MNTEYQNQWDEVRTILTAMPLHIKASDQAGIQGNPIFDPVGTNEYIKAAFINRSWQSNIPIPAPFKFLGTDIDFAKSGIVIEIQFSNYPFLLNNTLRSELFFKSKTEFAGCQTNLVILVTKALMFPASNSTLYYEQAVNQLTALAENQVFDVPIRLVGLFEESNTTVPVVWTEYSSKRYSRNVNTRVSRQCQILAGRSNRSRCILRLL from the coding sequence ATTAATACCGAATACCAAAACCAATGGGATGAAGTTAGGACAATTCTGACTGCAATGCCTTTGCATATCAAAGCTTCAGACCAAGCAGGAATTCAGGGTAATCCAATATTCGACCCAGTAGGTACTAACGAATATATTAAAGCAGCTTTTATTAATCGTAGCTGGCAATCAAATATCCCTATTCCAGCACCCTTTAAATTTTTGGGTACAGATATTGATTTTGCTAAATCTGGTATTGTCATTGAAATTCAGTTTTCCAACTATCCTTTTCTGCTCAATAATACTTTACGTTCAGAATTGTTCTTCAAATCTAAAACTGAATTTGCTGGTTGTCAAACTAATCTGGTAATTTTAGTGACAAAAGCTCTCATGTTTCCGGCTTCAAATAGCACTCTTTATTACGAGCAAGCTGTTAATCAATTAACCGCCTTGGCGGAAAACCAAGTTTTTGATGTACCAATTCGACTGGTGGGATTATTTGAAGAATCAAATACAACAGTACCCGTTGTTTGGACTGAGTATTCATCAAAAAGATACTCTAGAAATGTAAATACTAGAGTTAGTCGTCAATGCCAAATACTTGCAGGAAGATCAAACCGCAGTCGTTGCATACTTCGCTTATTGTAA
- a CDS encoding prevent-host-death family protein yields MIELHPEFLTKNGEKQFAVLPYEEFLKIKELLEDLEDLRDLRDAKEEEKDSLSVSLANVKKMLLS; encoded by the coding sequence ATGATTGAATTACATCCTGAATTTTTAACAAAAAATGGTGAAAAACAATTTGCGGTTTTACCTTATGAGGAATTTTTGAAGATTAAGGAATTGTTAGAAGATTTAGAAGATTTAAGGGATTTGCGGGATGCTAAGGAAGAAGAGAAAGATAGTCTTTCAGTATCTTTAGCTAATGTAAAAAAGATGTTACTATCTTGA
- a CDS encoding D-alanine--D-alanine ligase family protein: protein MTKLRVGLLFGGRSGEHEVSISSARAIAQALSAEQNANKYEILPFYIQKDGCWLAGEIPQQILDSGIPHIEDQNQSPWKLPDQVTQVDVWFPILHGPNGEDGTIQGLLTLMQVPFVGSGVLGSALGMDKIAMKMAFEQAGLPQVKYKALTRAQVWSNPCVFPKLCDEIEAALDYPCFVKPANLGSSVGIAKVRSRQELEAALDNAATYDRRIIVEAGVVAREVECAVLGNDQTQASIVGEITFNSDFYDYETKYTAGQADLLIPAPIPDAVSRQIQDMALQAFAAVDAAGLARVDFFFVETTGEILINEINTFPGFTATSMYPQLWADSGIPFPELVDQLIQLGLERYSGNQSQS, encoded by the coding sequence ATGACTAAACTGCGGGTGGGACTGCTGTTTGGGGGTCGTTCCGGGGAACATGAAGTTTCAATTAGTTCAGCAAGAGCGATCGCCCAAGCCTTAAGTGCAGAACAAAATGCTAATAAGTACGAAATCCTGCCTTTTTACATCCAGAAAGACGGATGCTGGTTAGCCGGAGAAATACCGCAACAGATTCTAGACTCTGGTATTCCCCACATAGAAGACCAAAACCAGAGTCCCTGGAAATTACCCGATCAAGTCACACAAGTGGATGTGTGGTTTCCCATTCTGCACGGCCCCAACGGTGAAGACGGTACAATTCAGGGCTTACTGACATTAATGCAAGTCCCCTTTGTCGGTTCTGGGGTGTTAGGTTCAGCTTTGGGTATGGATAAGATTGCTATGAAAATGGCCTTTGAGCAAGCCGGATTACCCCAGGTAAAATATAAAGCCTTAACCAGAGCGCAAGTTTGGTCAAATCCTTGTGTATTTCCCAAACTCTGCGATGAAATTGAAGCAGCTTTAGACTATCCTTGCTTTGTCAAACCGGCTAACTTAGGTTCATCCGTGGGAATTGCCAAAGTGCGATCGCGTCAAGAATTAGAAGCCGCCTTAGATAATGCTGCTACTTATGATAGACGGATCATCGTCGAAGCAGGCGTAGTTGCTAGGGAAGTCGAATGTGCCGTATTAGGTAATGATCAAACCCAAGCCTCTATCGTAGGAGAGATTACCTTCAACAGTGATTTCTATGATTATGAAACTAAATATACTGCGGGACAAGCAGATTTACTGATTCCTGCACCAATTCCAGATGCAGTGAGCCGCCAAATCCAAGATATGGCATTACAAGCCTTTGCAGCTGTTGATGCGGCGGGGTTAGCAAGAGTAGATTTTTTCTTTGTAGAAACCACCGGGGAAATATTGATTAACGAAATCAATACCTTTCCAGGCTTTACTGCTACCAGTATGTATCCCCAACTCTGGGCTGATAGTGGCATACCCTTTCCAGAATTAGTAGATCAGTTAATTCAATTAGGGCTAGAAAGATATTCTGGCAACCAATCGCAGTCATAA
- a CDS encoding site-specific DNA-methyltransferase, which produces MKIKHDNIPVDQIILEDSLEILHKLPDDCVDLIVSSPPYNLGKEYESKQALDIYLQEQTAVLSECSRILKNSGSLFWQVGAFADKGMLIPLDIRFFPILESCGLIPRNRIIWARQHGLHAKKKFSCRHETILWFTKSDSYKFNLDAIRVPQKYQNKKHFRGNRKGELSCNPDGKNPGDIWMFRNVKHNHEEQTVHPCQFPEDLIARIILATTEKNDIVLDPYMGTGTVAVVARDYERHFIGTEIEPKYHQVALRRLSGKPDENGYFPNLKTLRDYVEKTGQSIEKFKFDLQIGNKASERSKAKIYPEEYHLQEMEERLLYEEAAFSASLRGEEIPVDPKLNGNGKKTSPPNQIAKPIEQGEQIQLRLWS; this is translated from the coding sequence GTGAAGATTAAACACGATAATATACCTGTAGACCAAATTATATTAGAAGATAGCTTAGAAATTCTGCATAAGTTGCCAGATGATTGTGTAGATTTAATTGTATCTTCACCACCATATAATCTGGGGAAAGAATACGAATCTAAGCAAGCCCTTGATATTTATTTACAAGAACAAACAGCCGTATTAAGCGAATGTAGTCGCATTCTCAAAAATTCCGGTTCGTTATTTTGGCAAGTTGGAGCTTTTGCTGATAAAGGGATGTTGATTCCTTTAGATATTAGGTTTTTTCCTATTCTAGAATCTTGTGGATTAATTCCCCGTAATCGAATTATTTGGGCTAGACAGCATGGACTACACGCTAAAAAAAAGTTTTCGTGTAGACATGAAACTATTCTCTGGTTTACAAAATCTGATAGTTATAAATTTAATTTAGATGCTATTAGAGTTCCACAAAAATATCAAAATAAAAAGCATTTTCGGGGAAATCGTAAAGGCGAACTTTCATGTAATCCAGACGGGAAAAACCCTGGCGATATTTGGATGTTTCGGAATGTCAAGCATAATCACGAAGAACAGACTGTACACCCTTGCCAATTTCCAGAAGATTTAATAGCCAGAATTATCTTAGCTACAACTGAAAAAAATGATATTGTGTTAGACCCTTATATGGGTACTGGTACTGTAGCAGTTGTTGCTAGAGATTACGAACGCCATTTTATAGGAACAGAAATTGAACCAAAATATCATCAAGTTGCCCTACGTCGTCTAAGTGGTAAACCTGATGAAAACGGATATTTTCCCAATTTAAAAACATTGCGCGATTACGTTGAAAAAACTGGTCAATCCATCGAGAAATTTAAATTTGATTTGCAAATAGGAAATAAAGCTTCAGAACGCAGCAAAGCAAAAATTTATCCAGAAGAGTATCACCTGCAAGAAATGGAAGAGAGATTACTGTATGAAGAAGCTGCTTTTAGCGCTAGTTTGCGAGGTGAAGAAATTCCTGTAGATCCCAAACTAAATGGGAATGGAAAGAAGACATCCCCGCCAAATCAAATAGCCAAACCAATAGAACAAGGGGAACAAATTCAACTGAGATTATGGAGTTAA
- a CDS encoding metallophosphoesterase family protein, with protein MISAPHLLTDPFLQLPTANSVQVVWFTGFPGNKHVVNYGENLDKSSLARTTKLSRTREDQQSKVANQTINQPVKRDIWRHEAEVTGLTPGVRVPYRVMSRREDGASVSSNVFTLAPTPEPGQALKILLTSDHQLKPMTAANLQKVVETVGQVDGVWFAGDLINVSDRASEWFDDSRGGALFPALQGRANYEMSDNGVKTIYTGGEIIQHAPMFTAIGNHEVMGRFERTNSLNNEFNDPIPRDVAQKLYSGQSLIDNSFNTRTYEEIFSLPQSKPGGKKYYAVTFGDVRLVVLYITNTWRTPNLNTAYKGRYKEANQDLDNPENWGYGQLIFEPIAKGSQQYNWLEAELKSAEFQQAKYKVVMFHHPPHTLGDNIVPAYTNPVQIIEREQNGKISAVRYEYPKDADYINRDVVPLLEAAEVQFVLYGHSHLWNRFVSPSGMHFLETSNVGNSYGAAWGNKKREVPIGYQEDYIALGDPYGLQPVTPTIAPLLGEDNQPLPYIASNDITVFSIFDTGTGIVTSYYFDTSQPDSDVVKFDEFKLK; from the coding sequence ATGATATCAGCACCGCATCTGCTGACTGACCCATTTTTACAACTACCAACTGCTAACTCTGTGCAAGTAGTTTGGTTTACAGGGTTTCCTGGTAATAAACACGTAGTTAACTACGGGGAAAATCTGGATAAATCAAGCTTGGCTAGAACCACTAAACTCAGCCGCACAAGAGAAGACCAGCAATCAAAAGTAGCAAATCAAACTATAAATCAACCTGTAAAACGTGACATTTGGCGACACGAAGCCGAGGTGACTGGGTTAACACCTGGTGTGCGTGTTCCCTATCGTGTGATGAGTAGGCGCGAAGATGGCGCAAGTGTCAGCAGCAATGTTTTTACCCTCGCACCGACTCCAGAACCAGGACAAGCACTGAAGATTCTCCTGACTTCAGACCATCAGTTAAAACCGATGACAGCCGCAAATCTGCAAAAGGTGGTAGAAACAGTGGGACAAGTTGATGGGGTGTGGTTCGCTGGTGATTTAATTAATGTCAGCGATCGCGCCTCAGAATGGTTTGATGATAGTCGGGGTGGTGCATTATTTCCGGCTTTACAAGGTCGTGCTAACTATGAAATGTCAGACAATGGCGTAAAAACCATTTATACAGGTGGTGAAATCATTCAACACGCGCCCATGTTTACAGCCATTGGTAATCATGAAGTGATGGGCAGGTTTGAAAGAACCAACAGTTTAAACAATGAATTTAATGATCCCATTCCCCGTGATGTTGCTCAAAAATTATATAGTGGTCAATCTTTAATAGATAATTCTTTTAATACTAGGACTTACGAAGAAATTTTCAGCCTACCTCAAAGTAAACCAGGTGGAAAAAAGTATTATGCAGTGACTTTTGGTGATGTGCGTTTGGTGGTTCTTTACATCACTAATACGTGGCGGACTCCCAACTTAAATACAGCATATAAAGGTAGATATAAAGAAGCAAACCAGGACTTAGATAATCCAGAAAATTGGGGTTATGGACAGTTAATTTTTGAACCAATTGCTAAAGGAAGTCAGCAATATAATTGGTTAGAAGCAGAACTGAAAAGTGCAGAATTTCAACAAGCCAAATACAAAGTTGTCATGTTCCATCATCCACCTCATACTCTGGGTGATAATATCGTTCCTGCTTATACAAATCCAGTGCAGATAATTGAACGTGAGCAAAACGGTAAAATCAGCGCAGTTCGTTACGAATATCCCAAAGACGCAGATTACATTAATCGTGATGTTGTTCCTTTACTAGAAGCGGCTGAGGTGCAATTCGTATTATATGGACATTCCCATTTATGGAACCGCTTTGTTAGTCCTAGTGGAATGCACTTTCTCGAAACATCAAATGTTGGTAACTCCTACGGTGCGGCTTGGGGGAACAAAAAACGAGAAGTACCAATTGGATATCAAGAAGATTATATTGCACTTGGTGATCCTTACGGATTGCAACCAGTAACCCCAACAATTGCACCATTGTTAGGCGAAGATAATCAACCGCTTCCTTATATAGCTAGTAACGACATCACAGTTTTTAGCATCTTTGATACAGGCACAGGAATAGTAACCAGTTATTATTTTGATACCAGTCAACCCGATTCAGACGTAGTAAAATTTGATGAATTTAAATTGAAATAA
- a CDS encoding type II toxin-antitoxin system RelE/ParE family toxin: MVKAAIEFKPKVIKDLQKIPVNDRECIINKIEAMQDDLQGDVKRLTNFTPEYRLRVGDYRVLFELAEQTIIIYRVKHRSKAYE; encoded by the coding sequence ATGGTTAAAGCAGCAATAGAATTTAAACCTAAAGTAATTAAAGATTTACAGAAAATTCCTGTAAATGACAGAGAATGCATTATCAATAAAATTGAAGCAATGCAAGATGATTTACAGGGAGACGTAAAACGCTTAACAAATTTTACCCCCGAATATCGTTTAAGAGTAGGTGATTATCGAGTTTTGTTTGAATTAGCAGAACAGACTATCATTATATATAGGGTCAAGCACCGCAGTAAAGCTTATGAATAA
- a CDS encoding type II toxin-antitoxin system VapC family toxin — MILLDSNIIIYAAQVENEFLREFIAVNSPYVSALSYLEVLGYHQLNHEDKTYFEEFFNASEILPVSQAVIEQGVKLKQVKKMSLGDAIIAGTALVYDLPVVTRNIDDFR, encoded by the coding sequence ATGATTTTACTTGATAGCAATATTATTATCTATGCCGCACAAGTAGAAAATGAGTTTTTAAGGGAATTTATTGCAGTAAATTCTCCTTATGTATCTGCTCTTTCCTATCTCGAAGTATTGGGTTATCATCAACTAAATCATGAGGATAAAACCTATTTTGAAGAATTTTTTAATGCTTCTGAAATTTTACCAGTTTCTCAAGCTGTAATTGAGCAAGGAGTAAAACTAAAACAGGTTAAAAAAATGTCTTTAGGAGATGCTATTATTGCAGGAACAGCATTAGTTTATGATTTACCTGTTGTCACTAGAAATATTGATGATTTTCGTTAG